From one Musa acuminata AAA Group cultivar baxijiao chromosome BXJ2-6, Cavendish_Baxijiao_AAA, whole genome shotgun sequence genomic stretch:
- the LOC135614467 gene encoding probable inactive leucine-rich repeat receptor-like protein kinase At3g03770, giving the protein MAPSFVFPAVILCCLFVFPLTEQMQTTHTQLLLQLRKQLEFPKLLDAWNNTDNLCYSPSSPNLSISCDGTSVTELKIVGDKLAKPGKYDGYSIPGMTLSSGFVVDSFVTTLARLTTLRVVILVSLGIWGPLPDKIHRMYSLEVLDLSSNFLYGTVPPKISVMTKLQTFSLDGNYFNDTVPDWFESLTNLSVLSLQNNSLKGLMPASIGRVRTLTELALSGNHISGKIPDLSRLNSLEMLDLRDNMLDSELPVMPKGLVTILLSKNSLAGEIPQQFGELDRLQHLDLSFNLLEGTPPAALFALPNISYLNLASNMLSGSLPSSLACSSQLGFVDISTNRLSGELPSCLSSNLNKRVVKFNWNCLSSDPQHQHVSKFCQVNHIDEKDSKRKNIPLLVAVIGGILLIMLLLLLVLFVSCRRNCRRAIAEQRLLPKSAPDNSPTGISSELLANARYISQTRKLGTQVLPMYRAFSLEELKEATNNFEQSAYIGEGSTGKLYKGRIENGTFVAIRCLALFKRYSIRNLKLRLDLLSKLRHPHLVCLLGHCIDTAQDDSNVNRVFLIYEYVANGNLRTHLSECRLERTLKWPDRLAILIGIAKAVHFLHTGTIPGFYNNQLKTSNILLDEHLTAKVSDYGLSIITEEIYKHEARAEGHKQSRSPSLEMVNLEDDVYSFGLVLLEALMGPALSEQGADHCTKELAMLSTGQAEQRRVIDPAVLASSSQESLSTAISITSKCLLQEPSHPSIEDVLWNLQYAAQVQSMADGDQKSDILSQA; this is encoded by the exons ATGGCACCCTCTTTTGTGTTCCCAGCAGTCATCTTGTGTTGCTTGTTCGTGTTCCCTCTAACCGAGCAAATGCAAACGACGCACACCCAGTTGTTGCTGCAGCTGAGGAAGCAGCTGGAGTTCCCAAAACTGCTGGATGCTTGGAATAACACTGATAACCTGTGCTACTCACCGTCTTCGCCGAATCTAAGCATCAGCTGCGATGGAACCTCCGTCACAGAGCTCAAGATAGTGGGCGATAAGCTTGCAAAGCCTGGTAAATATGATGGTTACTCGATCCCTGGCATGACTCTTTCATCGGGCTTCGTTGTTGATTCTTTTGTGACAACTCTGGCTAGGTTGACTACCTTGAGAGTAGTCATCTTGGTTTCTTTGGGGATATGGGGTCCTCTCCCGGACAAGATCCATAGAATGTATTCGCTTGAAGTGCTCGATCTGAGCTCTAACTTTCTGTATGGTACTGTCCCTCCAAAGATATCTGTCATGACGAAGCTTCAAACATTTTCCCTCGATGGAAACTACTTCAATGATACTGTTCCTGATTGGTTTGAATCGTTGACGAACCTCTCGGTTTTGAGCTTGCAGAATAACAGCCTGAAGGGTCTGATGCCAGCATCGATTGGTAGAGTTAGAACACTAACTGAACTTGCTTTGTCGGGCAATCACATTTCAGGTAAAATCCCTGATCTAAGTAGACTAAACAGCCTCGAGATGTTGGACCTGAGAGACAACATGTTGGACTCTGAGCTGCCAGTAATGCCGAAAGGGCTGGTCACCATCTTGCTTAGCAAGAACTCACTGGCTGGTGAGATTCCACAGCAGTTTGGGGAATTGGATCGACTCCAACACCTTGACCTATCATTTAACCTACTCGAGGGGACTCCACCTGCAGCATTATTTGCTTTGCCAAACATCAGCTATTTGAACCTGGCATCCAATATGCTTAGTGGATCACTTCCAAGTAGTTTAGCTTGCAGCAGTCAACTTGGGTTCGTTGACATTTCTACTAACAGACTCTCTGGTGAATTACCTTCTTGtctgagctcaaatttgaataagAGGGTTGTAAAGTTCAATTGGAATTGCTTGTCTTCTGACCCCCAGCATCAGCACGTGTCTAAATTCTGCCAAGTGAATCACATAGATGAGAAAGATTCCAAGAGGAAGAACATACCCTTGTTGGTTGCTGTCATAGGAGGAATTCTCTTAATTATGCTATTGCTTCTGttagttctttttgtttcttgtagAAGGAACTGTCGCCGAGCAATAGCAGAACAACGACTATTGCCAAAGTCAGCACCAGATAATTCACCCACAGGAATCTCGTCTGAGCTTCTTGCTAATGCAA gGTATATTTCTCAAACAAGGAAGCTAGGAACACAAGTGTTGCCTATGTATCGGGCGTTTTCCTTAGAAGAGTTAAAAGAAGCAACAAATAATTTTGAGCAGTCAGCATATATAGGCGAAGGTTCAACTGGCAAG ctgTACAAGGGCAGAATAGAAAATGGAACCTTTGTAGCTATAAGATGCTTGGCATTGTTCAAGCGATATTCTATTAGAAATCTGAAGCTTCGTCTAGATCTACTCTCAAAACTTCGCCATCCCCATTTGGTCTGCCTCTTGGGGCACTGCATTGATACTGCACAAGATGATTCTAATGTCAACAGAGTCTTCCTTATCTACGAATATGTAGCTAATGGAAATCTTCGTACTCATCTATCTG AATGCAGACTGGAGAGAACTCTTAAGTGGCCAGATAGATTGGCAATTTTAATAGGCATTGCAAAAGCAGTCCACTTTTTACATACCGGTACTATTCCTGGTTTCTACAATAATCAATTGAAAACAAGCAATATTTTGCTTGACGAGCATTTGACTGCAAAAGTGAGTGACTATGGTTTGTCCATTATAACGGAAGAAATTTACAAACATGAG GCAAGGGCAGAAGGTCACAAACAGAGCAGATCTCCATCATT GGAGATGGTAAACTTGGAGGATGATGTTTATTCATTTGGCCTCGTCTTACTTGAAGCACTAATGGGACCAGCACTATCCGAACAAGGTGCTGATCATTGTACAAAAGAACTG GCAATGTTATCGACTGGCCAAGCAGAACAACGGCGTGTTATTGATCCAGCTGTGCTGGCTTCTTCCTCACAAGAGTCTCTATCGACTGCGATCTCAATCACAAGCAAATGCTTGTTGCAGGAACCTTCTCACCCTTCGATAGAAGATGTGCTGTGGAACCTGCAGTACGCTGCACAGGTTCAATCCATGGCTGACGGCGATCAGAAGTCAGATATTCTATCACAAGCATGA
- the LOC135613437 gene encoding galactolipase DONGLE, chloroplastic-like yields the protein MALRLPAQSASLLSREARPQRRTRVSASSVAAAPAVVTRHTTPAVAVKHSAVSAVCRPSLASVWREIQGADDWEDLVEPLDPLLRDEIVRYGELVVACYKAFDLDPASKRYLNCKYGKKSMLREVGMADAGYDVTKYVYATPDISIPTQTGTCCSRWIGYVAVSSDEAVRRLGRRDILVSFRGTVTNTEWIANLMSSLTAARLDPHDPRPDVKVESGFLSLYTSDDSSSKFSSGSCREQLLSEVSRLINKYKDEELSITLAGHSMGSSLALLLGYDLAELGLNRDGSRREVPITVYSFGGPRVGNSEFKERCEELGVKVLRVVNVNDPVTKLPGVFLNENFKVLAERYELPWSSSCYAHVGVELALDFFKMQNPVCVHDLDAYIGLLKCPKVAEVKKNGADLVSKAMKFLSHQSFDAWRWQDAAMQVGNLVQSLGI from the coding sequence ATGGCGTTGCGCTTACCGGCACAGAGCGCTTCTTTGTTGTCGCGTGAAGCTCGGCCGCAGAGGCGGACTCGGGTCTCGGCCTCGTCGGTGGCGGCGGCACCCGCGGTGGTGACCCGGCATACTACGCCTGCTGTGGCGGTCAAGCACTCGGCGGTGAGCGCCGTGTGCAGGCCCTCGCTCGCCAGCGTGTGGCGGGAGATCCAAGGCGCCGACGACTGGGAGGACCTCGTGGAGCCCCTCGACCCGCTGCTGCGCGACGAGATCGTGCGGTATGGGGAGCTCGTGGTGGCGTGCTACAAGGCGTTCGACCTCGACCCTGCCTCGAAGCGGTATCTAAACTGCAAGTACGGGAAGAAGAGCATGCTGCGGGAGGTGGGCATGGCGGATGCGGGGTACGACGTCACCAAGTACGTGTACGCGACGCCGGACATCAGCATCCCCACACAGACCGGCACGTGCTGCAGCCGGTGGATCGGGTACGTCGCGGTGTCGTCCGACGAGGCGGTGCGCCGGCTGGGGCGGCGGGACATTCTGGTCTCCTTCCGAGGGACCGTCACCAACACCGAGTGGATCGCCAATTTGATGAGCTCACTGACGGCGGCGCGGCTGGACCCCCACGACCCCCGCCCCGATGTCAAGGTCGAGTCCGGCTTCCTCAGCCTCTACACTTCCGACGACAGCAGCAGCAAGTTCAGCAGCGGCAGCTGCAGGGAGCAGCTGCTCTCCGAGGTCTCCCGGCTCATCAACAAGTACAAGGACGAGGAGCTAAGCATCACATTGGCGGGGCACAGCATGGGAAGCTCGCTGGCTCTGCTCCTCGGGTACGACCTCGCCGAACTCGGCTTGAACCGCGACGGGTCGCGGCGGGAGGTGCCCATCACGGTGTACTCCTTCGGCGGCCCCCGGGTGGGGAACTCGGAGTTCAAGGAGCGCTGCGAGGAGCTCGGGGTGAAGGTCCTGAGGGTGGTGAACGTGAACGATCCGGTCACCAAGCTCCCCGGCGTCTTCCTCAACGAGAACTTCAAGGTCCTGGCGGAGAGATACGAGCTGCCATGGAGCAGCTCCTGCTACGCCCACGTAGGAGTGGAGCTCGCCCTCGACTTCTTCAAGATGCAGAACCCGGTGTGCGTCCACGACTTGGATGCCTACATAGGGCTGCTGAAGTGCCCGAAGGTGGCGGAGGTGAAGAAGAACGGCGCCGACCTTGTAAGCAAGGCAATGAAGTTTCTAAGCCACCAAAGCTTCGACGCATGGCGGTGGCAAGACGCGGCGATGCAGGTTGGCAACCTGGTGCAGTCTTTAGGAATCTGA
- the LOC103987162 gene encoding amino acid transporter AVT1H — protein sequence MSDFSATKFGRCWSSLEFGKQPQRNQVVSETVHGAQLAAAAQSANCVTCVEGNKVCKCGKDTQVLNLQSEHHAKATSSFTHSVINMIGMLIGLGQLSTPYALENGGWSSVFLLVGLGVMCAYTSHIIGKCLEEDSSSKTYQDIGQQAFGAKGRIIASTLIYLEIFFALVSYTISLSDNLPLVLSGVHAHISWLPLSASQLLTVVAVLVALPTLWLRDLSSISFLSFGGIIMSLLIFVTIACTAAFGGVRGNHSIPLLQLRKIPGISGLYIFSYAGHIVFPNIYTAMKDPSKFTKVSIASFTTVTMLYTALAFMGAKLFGPAVSSQITLSMPPHLIATKIALWATVLTPMTKYALEFAPFASQLEHKLPSTMSSRARMVIRGSVGSILLLVILALALSLPYFEHVLSLTGSLVSIAISLIFPCAFYLKICWRQVSKPTVVLNGVLIVLGALLGVVGTISSSKALIQSIQRGHSL from the exons ATGTCGGATTTCAGCGCGACAAAGTTCGGCCGATGCTGGTCGTCTCTTGAGTTCGGCAAGCAGCCTCAGCGGAATCAGGTCGTCAGTGAGACGGTGCACGGCGCCCAGCTCGCCGCCGCTGCGCAGTCTGCGAACTGTGTAACCTGCGTCGAGGGGAACAAGGTCTGCAAGTGTGGGAAAGATACTCAAGTCTTGAACTTGCAGAGTGAACACCATGCAAAGGCTACCAGCTCCTTCACTCACTCGGTGATCAATATGATCGGGATGCTAATAG GACTTGGTCAGCTGTCTACTCCATATGCTTTGGAGAATGGAGGGTGGAGCTCGGTGTTCCTGCTGGTGGGGCTTGGAGTTATGTGTGCCTACACCTCACATATCATAGGGAAGTGCCTCGAAGAGGATTCCAGCTCCAAGACCTACCAAGACATCGGGCAGCAAGCTTTTGGGGCGAAAGGAAGGATCATAGCTTCCACCCTCATCTACTTGGAGATCTTCTTCGCCCTCGTATCCTACACCATCTCGCTGAGCGATAACCTGCCCTTGGTGCTCTCCGGCGTGCATGCCCATATTTCATGGCTGCCTCTGTCGGCGTCGCAGCTGCTGACAGTCGTCGCGGTGCTGGTTGCGCTCCCCACCCTCTGGCTGAGGGACCTGTCTTCCATCTCCTTCCTCTCCTTTGGTGGAATCATCATGTCGCTCCTCATCTTCGTCACCATCGCCTGCACCGCAGCGTTCGGCGGTGTGAGGGGGAACCACAGCATCCCTCTGCTTCAGCTTCGCAAGATCCCAGGGATCTCTGGGCTCTACATCTTCAGCTACGCCGGTCATATCGTCTTCCCTAACATATACACCGCCATGAAGGACCCTTCCAAGTTCACCAAG GTTTCCATCGCGAGCTTCACCACCGTCACCATGCTCTACACCGCTCTCGCCTTCATGGGCGCCAAGCTTTTCGGGCCGGCCGTCAGCTCGCAGATCACCCTCAGCATGCCTCCCCACCTCATCGCCACCAAGATCGCGCTGTGGGCGACGGTGCTGACGCCGATGACCAAGTACGCCCTCGAGTTCGCTCCCTTCGCCAGCCAACTCGAGCACAAGCTTCCTTCCACCATGAGCTCCAGGGCGCGGATGGTGATAAGGGGCAGCGTGGGCTCCATCCTGCTGCTGGTGATCCTGGCGCTGGCCCTCTCCCTCCCTTACTTTGAGCACGTCCTCAGCCTCACCGGCTCCCTCGTGAGCATAGCCATCTCGCTGATCTTCCCCTGCGCCTTCTACCTTAAGATCTGCTGGCGTCAGGTCTCCAAGCCCACGGTTGTCCTCAACGGAGTGCTAATAGTTCTTGGAGCTCTGCTGGGCGTGGTGGGAACGATCTCTTCTTCCAAGGCACTCATCCAAAGCATTCAGAGAGGCCATTCACTTTGA
- the LOC135613438 gene encoding protein CURLY FLAG LEAF 1-like — protein sequence MDQMELSLGGSSLSLLSESTNRSPTRSEANPRRKRKQTWDDPTIHTSIDLQLNDPLPLDWEQCLDLQSGRIYFLNRKTLRKSWSRPKEQKLDLELNIATFASSENKTTSASPEKPTKSSSSGNMVAAVCVNCHLLVMLCKSSPSCPNCKHNSLPPPAQPISGKLETVKSLETLSLLH from the exons ATGGATCAGATGGAGCTTTCCCTAGGAGGGTCGTCCCTGTCACTCTTAAGTGAGAGCACCAATAGGTCACCTACAAGGTCGGAGGCCAACCctaggaggaagaggaagcaaacTTGGGATGACCCTACGATTCACACGAGTATTGACCTCCAGCTCAATGATCCCTTGCCCCTGGATTGGGAGCAGTGCTTGGACCTACAA TCCGGAAGGATTTACTTCTTGAACAGAAAAACCTTGAGAAAGAGCTGGAGCAGACCCAAGGAGCAAAAGCTAGACCTGGAGCTCAACATCGCCACCTTCGCAAGCTCAGAAAATAAGACTACCTCCGCTAGTCCAGAGAAGCCAACCAAGTCTTCTTCATCCGGCAACATGGTCGCAGCCGTGTGCGTGAACTGCCACCTCCTCGTCATGCTGTGCAAGTCATCTCCTTCTTGCCCAAACTGCAAGCATAACTCACTGCCTCCACCAGCACAACCGATATCCGGCAAGCTCGAGACGGTCAAGTCATTGGAGACTCTCAGCCTTCTTCATTAG
- the LOC135614470 gene encoding dolichol-phosphate mannose synthase subunit 3-like, giving the protein MKHILKIMALVVVVAGLWISLLQTSVVPRSYTWLLPVYLIISLGCYGLLMVGIGLILFPTCPQEAVLLQKDIVEAKEFLTSRGVDVGSD; this is encoded by the exons ATGAAGCATATTCTAAAGATCATGGCTTTGGTGGTGGTTGTTGCTGGCCTTTGGATCAGCCTACTCCAAACATCAGTAGTTCCTCGTAGCTACACTTGGTTG CTTCCAGTTTATCTCATCATTTCTTTAGGATGCTATGGTCTTCTCATGGTTGGAATTGGCTTGATTCTGTTTCCGACATGTCCCCAGGAAGCTGTACTACTACAAAAG GATATTGTGGAGGCCAAAGAATTCTTGACAAGTAGAGGGGTAGATGTTGGCTCTGATTGA